A genomic region of Anas acuta chromosome 1, bAnaAcu1.1, whole genome shotgun sequence contains the following coding sequences:
- the SLITRK6 gene encoding SLIT and NTRK-like protein 6 — MKLWILTVYSVLVASDPFQSESSFSSVRGSCQSLCSCEEKDDTMIINCEERGIKMVSEVNVPPSRPFHLNLLNNGLTTLHVNDFAGLVNAISLHLGFNNIADIKPGAFSGLSLLKQLHINHNSLEILKEDTFNGLENLEFLQADNNFITVIEASAFSKLNRLKVLILNDNAIENLPPNVFRFVPLTHLDLRGNQLQTLPYVGFLEHIGRILDLQLEDNKWVCNCDLLQLKIWLENMPPQSIIGDVVCNNPPVIKGSILSRLKKESLCPTHPVNELEDPSGSLPLVVTTSIGDSHLSTKVIPILKAPTKESGLVLHTSKPTTQFPGIYCPIPCHCTSHMLSGVLMHCQERNIESLSDLGPPPTNPKKLILAGNIIQTLLKSDLVDYASLEMLHLGNNRIEILEEGSFMNMTRLQKLYLNGNHLTKLSQNLFLGLQHLEYLYLEYNAIKEVLPGTFNVMPKLKVLYLNNNLLQTLPPHIFSGVPLTRLNLKTNQFAHLPVSNVLDELDMLVQIELEDNPWDCTCDSVGLQKWIQKLSKNIMMGDIFCKSPGHLEKKELKSLNSEVLCPGLLNSPALPSHASFVVVTTSTTTTNTADTILRSLTDAVPLSVLILGLLIVFITIVFCAAGIVVLVLHRRRRCKKKQANEQMRDSSPVHLQYSMYGHKKTHHTTERPAAALYEQRMVTPMVQVYHSPSFSPKHMEQQEEGSEKVVNDSKHLRRSLLERENSSPLTGSNVKYKATDQSAEFLSFQDASCLYRNILEKERELQQLGITEYLRKNIVQLQPEMEVHYPGTHEELKLMETLMYSRPRKVFLEQTKNEYFELKANLHAEPDYLEVLEQQT; from the coding sequence ATGAAGCTCTGGATTCTTACAGTATATTCAGTTCTGGTTGCATCTGACCCTTTCCAGTCAgagtcttctttttcttcagtcagAGGATCTTGTCAGAGTTTGTGTTCCTGTGAAGAAAAGGATGATACCATGATTATAAACTGTGAAGAAAGAGGCATCAAGATGGTATCAGAAGTAAATGTCCCACCATCACGGCCTTTCCATCTTAATCTGTTAAACAATGGCCTGACTACGTTACATGTGAACGATTTTGCTGGCCTTGTTAATGCTATCTCTCTACATCTTGGATTTAATAACATCGCAGATATCAAGCCTGGGGCTTTCAGTGGTCTCAGCCTTCTTAAGCAACTTCATATCAATCACAATTCTTTAGAAATACTAAAAGAAGATACATTTAATGGATTGGAAAATTTGGAGTTTCTTCAAGCAGACAACAATTTCATCACAGTGATTGAAGCAAGTGCCTTTAGCAAGCTCAACAGGCTTAAAGTGCTTATTTTGAATGATAATGCCATTGAGAATCTTCCTCCCAACGTATTTCGTTTTGTGCCATTGACCCATTTAGATCTCCGTGGAAACCAATTACAGACACTGCCGTATGTTGGCTTTTTAGAACACATTGGTAGAATACTAGACCTTCAGTTGGAAGACAATAAATGGGTCTGTAACTGTGATTTGCTTCAGCTGAAGATATGGCTCGAAAACATGCCTCCTCAGTCAATTATAGGTGATGTTGTTTGCAATAACCCTCCAGTTATCAAAGGCAGCATCTTAAGCCGGTTGAAGAAAGAGTCACTTTGTCCTACTCATCCTGTCAATGAACTTGAGGATCCTTCAGGGTCATTACCGTTGGTTGTAACCACCTCTATTGGTGATAGTCACCTATCAACTAAGGTCATTCCTATCCTGAAAGCTCCTACTAAAGAATCAGGTTTAGTGCTTCATACTTCAAAGCCAACTACTCAATTCCCAGGAATCTATTGTCCCATTCCCTGTCACTGCACCAGCCATATGCTCTCAGGAGTTCTCATGCACTGCCAAGAGCGAAATATTGAAAGCTTGTCTGATTTAGGACCTCCTCCTACAAATCCTAAAAAGCTTATTCTAGCTGGAAACATTATTCAGACATTACTGAAGTCAGATCTTGTGGACTATGCTAGCCTGGAAATGCTTCATCTGGGGAACAATCGCATTGAAATCCTTGAGGAAGGATCTTTTATGAATATGACTAGACTGCAGAAATTATATCTCAATGGCAATCATCTTACAAAGCTAAGTCAGAATCTCTTTCTTGGCCTTCAGCACCTTGAATACTTGTACCTTGAATATAATGCCATCAAAGAAGTTTTGCCGGGGACATTTAATGTGATGCCAAAACTTAAGGTCCTCTACTTAAATAACAACCTTCTGCAGACTTTACCACCCCATATCTTTTCAGGGGTTCCACTTACAAGATTAAACCTAAAAACAAACCAGTTTGCTCATTTGCCTGTGAGCAATGTCTTGGATGAACTGGATATGCTGGTACAAATTGAACTTGAAGACAACCCATGGGATTGTACCTGTGATTCAGTTGGGCTGCAAAAATGGATACAAAAGCTGAGTAAGAACATAATGATGGGTGATATTTTTTGTAAATCTCCAGGAcacctagaaaaaaaagaactgaaatccCTGAACAGTGAAGTATTGTGTCCAGGTTTATTAAACAGCCCTGCCCTACCATCTCATGCCAGTTTTGTGGTTGTGACAACTTCCACTACTACTACCAACACTGCAGACACAATCCTGCGGTCCCTTACAGACGCTGTCCCACTTTCTGTTCTAATACTAGGACTTCTAATTGTGTTTATAACTATCGTATTTTGTGCAGCAGGCATAGTTGTTCTTGTTCTGCATCGGCGGCGAAGATGtaaaaagaagcaagcaaatgaacaaatgaGGGATAGTAGCCCAGTTCACCTCCAGTACAGCATGTATGGGCATAAGAAAACACACCACACAACGGAGcgcccagctgcagctctctATGAGCAACGTATGGTTACTCCCATGGTTCAGGTCTATCACAGCCCATCCTTCAGCCCCAAACACATGGAACAACAAGAAGAAGGAAGTGAGAAAGTAGTTAATGATTCGAAACATCTCCGCAGAAGTCTCCTGGAAAGAGAGAATAGTTCACCTCTTACTGGTTCAAATGTCAAATATAAAGCTACAGATCAATCTGctgaatttctgtcttttcaagaTGCCAGCTGCTTGTATAGAAACATTcttgaaaaagagagagaactgcAGCAACTAGGGATCACAGAGTACCTACGAAAAAATATTGTCCAGCTCCAGCCTGAAATGGAAGTTCATTATCCTGGAACACATGAGGAACTGAAGTTAATGGAGACACTAATGTACTCCAGGCCAAGAAAAGTTTTTCTAGAACAAActaaaaatgagtattttgaACTCAAAGCTAATTTACATGCTGAGCCTGACTACCTGGAAGTCTTGGAGCAGCAAACATGA